A stretch of the Oncorhynchus clarkii lewisi isolate Uvic-CL-2024 chromosome 9, UVic_Ocla_1.0, whole genome shotgun sequence genome encodes the following:
- the LOC139417248 gene encoding probable G-protein coupled receptor 173, whose translation MANGNESSEGLGGPMAAVVATTGGMAVGGPSSVVSTYIKLVLLGLIICISLVGNLVVSLLVLRDRALHKAPYYFLLDLCLADTIRSAVCFPFVLVSIKNGSAWTYSVLSCKVVAFMAVLFCFHAAFMLFCISVTRYMAIAHHRFYSKRMTFWTCVAVVCMVWTLSVAMAFPPVFDVGTYKFIREEDQCIFEHRYFKANDTLGFMLMLAVLILATHVVYMKLLLFEYKHRKMKPVQMVPAISQNWTFHGPGATGQAAANWIAGFGRGPMPPTLLGIRQNLHNQNRRLLGMEEFKAEKQLGRMFYVITLLFLVLWSPYIVACYWRVFVKACTIPHRYLSTTVWMSFAQAGVNPIVCFFLNKDLKKGLLAHLPACCRTKPHLPREPYFVM comes from the coding sequence ATGGCCAATGGCAACGAGAGCAGCGAGGGGCTTGGCGGTCCCATGGCTGCAGTGGTGGCCACGACGGGAGGAATGGCAGTCGGGGGCCCATCGTCGGTCGTGTCCACATACATCAAACTGGTCCTACTGGGTCTGATCATCTGCATCAGCCTGGTGGGCAACCTGGTGGTGTCTCTGCTGGTCCTCAGGGACCGGGCCCTGCACAAAGCCCCCTACTACTTCCTGTTGGACCTGTGCCTGGCCGACACCATCCGTTCGGCTGTCTGCTTCCCCTTCGTGCTGGTGTCCATTAAGAACGGCTCGGCCTGGACCTACAGCGTGCTCAGCTGCAAGGTGGTGGCCTTCATGGCCGTGCTCTTCTGCTTCCATGCCGCCTTCATGCTCTTTTGCATCAGCGTGACACGTTACATGGCCATCGCCCACCACCGCTTCTACTCCAAGCGCATGACCTTCTGGACGTGCGTGGCAGTGGTGTGCATGGTGTGGACGCTGTCAGTGGCCATGGCCTTCCCACCCGTCTTCGATGTGGGCACCTACAAGTTCATCCGCGAGGAGGACCAGTGCATCTTCGAGCACCGCTACTTTAAGGCAAACGACACACTGGGCTTTATGCTGATGCTGGCCGTGCTGATCTTGGCCACGCACGTGGTCTACATGAAGCTGCTGCTCTTCGAGTACAAGCACCGCAAGATGAAGCCTGTCCAGATGGTGCCAGCCATCAGCCAAAACTGGACCTTCCACGGGCCCGGCGCTACCGGCCAGGCAGCAGCCAACTGGATCGCAGGCTTTGGCCGGGGCCCCATGCCACCCACCCTGCTGGGCATCCGGCAGAACTTGCACAACCAGAACCGGCGCCTGCTGGGCATGGAGGAGTTCAAGGCGGAGAAGCAGCTTGGCAGGATGTTCTatgtgatcaccctgttgttcCTGGTGCTGTGGTCGCCCTACATAGTGGCCTGCTACTGGCGGGTGTTTGTCAAGGCCTGCACCATACCGCACCGATACCTCTCCACCACCGTATGGATGAGCTTTGCCCAGGCAGGGGTCAACCCCATCGTCTGCTTCTTCCTCAACAAGGACCTGAAGAAGGGGCTCCTGGCCCACCTGCCAGCCTGCTGTAGGACTAAACCTCATCTGCCCCGAGAGCC